TCATTGCAGGTCTCTTTAGACCTTATTCATACATTCTATTCAAGGCACCATGTCTCCTTTCCAAATGCCAGGGTATCATCGTAAAATCGCCCGATTCCTCGCTCAACATCATGATTTCTTAACGTTATCCGTCCACTCCTTGGCCCCCCTCACTCCCTCGTGCCCTCTCCTAAACAGCCGCCTCTCCCACTCATCCAGTCCCCGCAGGAACTCCTCGCCCTGGCCCCCCAGTCCCGACTCTTCGGCCTTGCGCGCATGCAATCCCACATCCGCTGCCCTCACCACAAACGTCCTCCTCAGTATGGCGCTCAGCTCCCTCTCGTCAAACAGATCCAGCATCCGCACCGCCACGCCGTAGAAATATGCGCTCTGGTCTCGCAGTGCCACGGCCCGCGGGTCGGCTTTCAGCGCGGCCTGGACCTGTTCGGACAGGCACGGCGGCAGGGTCAGCGTCAGCGGCGGCTTGGAATCTTCGCCTGCGGAGGCGAGAGCGAACATTTCGGCGAGCCATAGGGGCAGCGCGAGGCGTGAGCCGGGCTTCAGGCCATTGGAGTTGTCGAGGTGGCCGAGGTAAGGCACGTCGAGCTCGAAGCGACAGGGAACTTTCTGGTGATTGATTTTGAGCTTCCCATTCGAAACTGCTCGTTCCTCCTCTTGCATTGGGAGATTAAAGAGCAATACGTACCTCCCCGTCAGTGAGAATGGCGTCAACGTCGTAATAGGACATGTCGAGTCTGCATCGCGGGCGCGGTTATAGAGAGCCTCGCGTGTCTGAGGTTGGGCTTTTTTGGAGCTTTGGTGGGGTTGAGATGCTGGCGCTGGGTTTTGGGACGCGTTAAGTGGCGTTTGGGCGCTGACTAACTGGCAGCGGGCGATCGTGAAGCACCAGCTACTAACCTATGCAAGGGAAGCaggtatttaatagtatatgtCGTAACCTGGTTGagaaaaagcataaaaaagagttaaagaaaagaatttgTCGTATTGCTCTTGGCTTGTTACTAGTTTCGAAACAGAGTGTTGCAGCTGGATAGGTATAGTATAGTAGTAGGCTCTGTGTAAGTAGTACTTACCTACATGGACTCCGTCGTAATAGTAAATGCAACCACATGCACCGATTTCGAGTATTTGGAAGACATTTATCAAGTGGCCATCGCCTTTAATCATGCAGTAGCTGTATTTTCCACATATAGATCATGCTACGCATGTAATGTGACTTTTGTCTGCTAACAAGGTTATCTTTTTGATGGCTTGCTGCCTGTCAGCAGAACGCGTGTCGGGCCGCTTGTTCATCTTTAGAGTCTTTTGAGGCGCTTTTAGATCCAACAGTGGTCATTTACAGCATGAAAATGTGATTTCTAATAGATTGCCTTTTATGTAGCAACTCTACCTTGGCGACTAGTTTGCATACCCGGCGGCCGCGATTAGTGTCTAACCGTTTCGTGCGTTTCAGGGTGTCGCAACTTCGCCGTCTGTTACAACTCCATGAGTTGCAATGATGCCGCGAGCTATCACATCAGACGTCTGCAGGCCCCAGAATATTCCTGCACGTCATTGGCCTTCATTTTAAGATAATGTTCCAATAACAGCTCTTCACTTGGAACTCTTTTTGACAAGTAAAGGACAAAGCACCCCTGCTACCTTGCATGATCTGTGGCGTCCACTTGGGCCCCCGCATTCTTTTTAGCTTCAATCTGTGCGATGTGACTCTTTGAACTGTTTGTCTCTTCTGGCGGCTTTCCGTCTTTGACATTATTGCTTGTGATTCCAAATATCAGATCTCATCGTACCGCCATCAATTGACGGTATCGGCTTGGATGCTCTTGAGATTGGGGCATTCGTCATTCTTCAGTGTGGGCTTCGTACACGTTTTGTTGAGACTGAACCTGAACACACCCTTACTTTGAAGCCTGCTGGAGAGAAGCCTGTGCTTAGTCTAAGATTGTTGCTCTCGAGTCGTATTTAATACCCCCTATATTCGACTGTCTGGATCAAAGAGGGAGAGCGTCCTCGGCCTTGTCTTGCAGAGACTTGGGAAAATACGGGATTCGGGGTTCTAGCTATTAAGTCCGCCTCTCCTGTGCGGACTTTATACCCTCGCGCCCAGCACTCCAATCCGCCTAGAGCTTACACTTTGTTTCACCAAACCTATCATATTTTTGATACGTGAAACTCCAACTCCAAGATGTCGTCCATGGTTGAGGTAAGCCGCTTAGACCTTGGATCAGGATCGTCCATGTTGAGCATTACTAATCTCATGTGAAGCGCATAATTAATGTTTATAATTGGTGGAATGGCGTCAATAAAATCAAAGCAAGcctgaaagaaaagaacccAGACGCAATCAAGTTCGGCGTCATATCAGCCGCGGCAATTAATTTCACCTCTTTTTTCGACCCGGTCCAGACCCACCAAGGCGTCGAGATTGTAGCTATTGCGGCAAGATCGAGAGCAAAAGCAGAAGCACAAGTGGCGAAATACAAGCTCACTGCAGCCAAAATATACGATTCGTATGAAGACATCCTCCAAGATCCCAATGTCGAGGCCGTCTACATTCCTCTTCCCAATggccttcatcatcaatgGGCCATTAAAGCATTGATGGCCGGCAAGCACGTCTTGATCGAGAAGCCTATTGGGTCCAATGCTGCCGAAGCCAAAGAGATTCAGGATTGCGCCAAAGAAAATGGCAAACTTGCTCTTGAAGCTTACCACTGGCGACTTCATCCTGCCGCTCATCGTGTCAAGGAGATTATTGAAAGCGGCAAATATGGCCACGTCACGGCTACGTCTTCGAAAATGGTCGTTCCTCCTGGAGCGTTAGGCGCTGACGATATCCGCTTCAACTATGCCCTGGGAGGCGGGGCTTCCATGGATCTTTGCTACGTCGTTTCGGCGTCTTTGTACTGGGCATCCGCTCCCAATGATGTGAAAGGAGCCACCTTTGAGGTCTTGGAAGCGAAGCCTCAGGTCAATAAGCTCGATAAACGAATTGACGAAGGCATGGACGCAAGTTTTGTTATCCGTAATGCGGATAGTACAAGACCACCAATCATGTGCACCACCAGTTGTAAACTGGTGCTGCCAAAGTTCTTGGGTTTTATTCCACAGCTATGGGACCTGACGCCGACAACGGTGGTGGAGCTAGAGCAAGCCAAAATCGAGTTTACGGCTTATGTTGGCCCGTATATTGGGCACAAGATCATCATCACCGAGAAGAGCGGCAAGAAGACCACTGAAACTCTCTACAAAGATGGACCCCTATGGGGCAAGCGGGGAGAATCTTGGTGGACAACGTATAGATATCAACTTGAGGCGTTTGCGGATCGTGTCAGGGCGGCTAAAAACCAGGAACCGTATAATGGACCTTGGGTTGATATGGATGAAAGCGTGAAGCTTATGGAGATTATCGATGGTATCTACAAGAAGGCAGGAATGCCAGTGCGCGGAACAGAGTAGTGGGCTATCGGGAGTACTCGGTGGCTGGCTGAGTCTTGTTTGCGTTCAATGATAACCCCACTCAGCGTTATATTGGTGCGATAAGGAAAAGTGTATTTCGATATAACTATTTGTATCTCCAATTATTgtttagtatatattttatgcCTGTAATAGCAAAACACTCATATTTATTTTGGTCTACACGTACTACGCCTTCGTATGTTCGTCAGATGATGCACCATCACGACATGTGAGGCAATTGCAAGTGAAAAAGTGCGTTGGAGTGACATTGAAGTGCATGGGGGCAAATAATAGGGCTTTAAGAAGAATTCTCTAGCTGCTTTACACAGATTTTGTCAAGATTGTCGCAAGAGCTAAAGAATCCACATAGTATGAATCTTTGTATTCGCGCTTGTTACTTACTATCCTAGAAACCTCATTTTTGGGGTCAGGTTCAACAGCCGTATGTTAACGGCAATACCTGGAGGCGTTCAATGCCACATGATCTCTGATCCGCCCTTCTAACTCGTAGCTTCTTGAAATTCTTGTATAATTATGCTTAGCGTTTCCAAGCTCCGCTTAAGCGTCTGCACATGATCATGATCTACGGTAGGAGGACAGCCTGCTAAGTTGCCTGTACCCAACGTATTTTGGCTTTCAGTGGTCTCAGAGTCGCGTATAAAGTGGCGCACAATATCTATCATAGAACTTGAAGTATTAGCATTTGGAAATTTGTCTTGGTTTACCATTGTGAGGTAGTTTGTGGTGAGGGATGCACCTGCAGTCTCTTCCATAGATCTTACTAGGACGGCAGCACGATCGGCGTGGTAGTCCTTGTTAATAGCATGAACGATCTCCCTAAACCGGAGGACCTCAGGAATATTGTCATCGGCCACAACGTTCGTGATTTTGGACAATAGACTGTGTTCCACGCCGTCTAACGTTTTGTTAGCAAGCCAGGACACCGCGCTTTCAGGGCCGGCACGCACTGGAAAATAGCTTCGATATCAGACGTATGTTCGCGGGGTTAGCCGTACGAGGGCTCAGGGCTAATAAATTGGCTAGCATTGGCAGAAACCATTTCGTGCCAAATTCTAATGCTATCGCCTTTGCCTCGAAGAATTCGGAATTGTCTATCGCCTCTTGCTCCATGATTTTGGACGGCGACGGCTCTCGAAACTTTATCACTGCTTTTGCCCATAATTGAGCTTCGCTTTCCATTTCCACTTTGAAGTTGGGCATCATGGCAAACAAGTGATTGTTAATAACCTTATCGCAAGGCACCGTACATGAACGGCCATTGATCTTGGTCTGCCCCTGTGAAAGGTATTCTCCGAAGTAGTAAATACCAGAATACTCCTCATGTTTCCTATTTCGTAATTGACGGATGTTGCTGAGCCCTATGTTTTTCCAGTAACGCCGCTTGTTTTTATACCAGATGACGTGGTCATCGGTGACCTTATCTTGGAATTCCTCGATCAGGTCGAGGTCTTTTATGAACACTCCGCTAGGGAACTGAGTAGTGTCAACAATGCACAGATAAATCATGTTCAGTTCGACGTGTTCCTTCTTATACTTGAAGATAGCGTACTGGATCGCGAAAAGAAGCGAAGTTGTCCAGGATATGAAAGGATCTCCATTTAATTTTGGCCACGGCATGAGATGCTCGTTGAGAGTTAAAGCGACAGCTGAAGCATTATCTCGTTTAAAAATATCTGTGAAATTGCCCTTTTGCGCGTCAACGGATTTCATCCATTCACTACTGTTCTCTCCTGCGGAATTCTTTGAAAAAACGCGAAAGAGATAACGGGGAGTGTCCTGTAATTTCGTTGCGAGATTGCCTGATGGACAGAACGGAATCTCATTTGGTATATCTTTGTCTATGGGATTAATCAGTCGGTTGATGCTTAGTGCATCAAAGCCTGTTTCTAGCTCGTTCATGGCTTCGCGGCCGGTATAACTTTTTAGTAGAGACGACGCGAGTTGATATTTAACACACagtaaaagattataatGCAGTGTCAAGTTGAATCAGTGAAGGTTCTCATGCAGAGGTGCCAGCGCGTCGACCTAGTTCCTACACTTGCTCTATCCCAGGTGCCCAACCCAAGTTTGCTGCCTAAGCTACCGCAACCACTTAGAGCGCATGCAGCTGCCATCCCAAGTTGGTGTTGTATTCCAGCCTGGCAACATGCAGCTGCCCCGGGTTTCCACAGGATTCCATGAAACTTGTTCGGAGCCAGATGTCTGCCGGCAGCTTAAGCGTTAGTACTTGGGTTTTGCCCCGCACTGAGGCTGTCCTCCCTCaatgctacatgtacttacatGTACTTATGATACCTTGAGGTACCTTACGCTAACAGAAACCATTCCCAGACCACCTCATGTTTGTCCAGACTCTGGTCTCTGTTTAATGTATATCTTCTCTCAAATTCTTCCATGCCAGCTATAAACAGCACATATAATTTTCCAGAGGCAGGTCTTTTTGCTCATAACAATATAATATCTGGCGGAGTTTCTCTTTTAGTTTGGGTATGGATGAGTGAATAATCCATTGCTTGTGGATAGCTGTGATCCGACTGCTCGGTTCCTTGTGGCTCCCTCGGACTCCGCATCGTTGAAGTAAGCCGCTGGCAAAGAATGTCTATTAAAAACTGGATTCGTGTCTTCAATTCTCCTGATTTGTGCTTGTTTTGCAAGCTTCGCCGTAAGATCCGCGATATCGATTTTTGCGGTCATAAGCCTCGCAGCTCCGGCCAACACGGGTGTCATTCGTCCCTGTTTTAGTGTTGTCCAATATACCCTATATATAGTTCATGAGTATCTGCTTAATTCGGAGGTAAATTGAGTGTAATTTTTCTTGTCAAACAATTGAAAACCTTTCAAGGGGTCTCTTCAGTGAAACATTACTTAATATTGAGATTTCACAGGAGCGAATAACGGAAGTAAAGGAATCACACCATCATTATGACTCAATCTAGTCTTGTGGGGAAGGAGTATCGAGGTTATCGATCTAAAGATGGAGGTGTCACTGCGTTTGACGCCAAAATTCCGGAACTGGGTCCTCGAGATATTGTTGTTCGCATCACTCACACTGGTCTTTGCGCTAGTGATGTGGCGATGGTAAAACTTCCCGTTGCTCTAGGCCATGAAGGGGTAGGAATTGTTGAGATGGTCGGCTTTGATGCGAAGCAGTTGAAAGTTGGTGACCGGGTTGGCGGCGGATATCATCGGGATGCCTGTGGCAACTGCAAGTTCTGTCTTAAAGGCAAAGATATCTACTGCTATGATCGTATTGTCATGGGCGAGGGAGACTACGACAATGGAACCTTTGGCCAGTTTTATATCGGCAAAGAGACGTTTTTGCACAAGATTCCGGATAGCATTCCTAGCGAGTATGCTGCCCCACTTCAGTGTGCTGGCGTTGCAGTATACACTGCTCTCCGGGAAACAGTCGAGCCTGGTATGCGAGTTGGAATATATGGAATTGGTGGCCTTGGCCATCTTGCAATGCAATATGCTGCCAAGATGGGTACTAAAGTCGTTGTGTACAGCACATCTGCAGACAAAGAGCAGGAAGCACGCGCCTGGGGAGCCAGTGAATTTCACCTAATCAGTACTATGTATGAAACCATCAAAGCTCCAATAAAGGTATTGTTGATTACTGGAAGTTATATCCAGATTTTGAAAAGTAAGTAAATTGCTTCTTTGTCATGCCTTgcaaaagttaatttttctttcgttGTCAAATATACGTCGCTAAAATCTGAATGAGAACAACGACAAAGGAATTCTTATCGCGAAATGGCATTATCGTACCACTGACTGCCCCAATTGGAGCTATGAATCTTAAGTAAGATCTGAATTCTATCATAGCACGGATATTTTGGGTTTGACTTTTACTAACTACAACTGCAAGCACACGCAATATGTTCTTCGATGCCTATCACATACATGCAAGTCTAGTTGGCCCCAGAGCAATGCACGCAGAGACGCTCGAATTTGCTGCCAAAAATGACATTAAACCTCTGATTCAGGTCACTAAACTTGATAATGTTAGCTCTCTTCACAAAGTTATCAGTGATATGGAAGCAAATGCCATCAGGTACAGAGCTGTGTTTGAACTATAGATTCCAATGAGAGCCATAACATTATTAGCGATGTCATATTCACGAAGTTTCGTAAGCGATAAGTTTACTGACCGTATTGTGTAAATTTTCATTATACTATTCAGTAAACATCTATCTTTTCTGACTTGACTTCGGGTTCTATCCGTGTATTAAATGTTAATTATAATCTAAATATGATATCATTGTGATGATATTCCTAATCAGGAGCCATATGGACATTCGCATCTGACTCTTTTATGTATAAGGAGCCTGACGAATTCTAAAAGTCCTTGGATATTTTGAAGCAAAACCTTGGTCTACTGGTTATTAGAAGACTTCAAATTTCTGGATAATTCTTCAGAACTGTTTCTCAAATAAAAGAGCTAGCGAAAGGAGATGCTAGCAGTTAAAGAGTGAACCTAGGAACCTCTCATCTTTCTCTAAAACCGACACTGTAGGCTTAGCTTGAGATTACTGAGTACAGTAAAAACCAGTTGTGGCTGGCTTAAGTTCAAACTCGACAGCACTACGCCACAGCGCTATGAATGAATAACCCGAATCAGATTCAGCGGCTATTAAGAACCAATCATTGAAAGGGATTGACATAAAAAGTCTGAAATAGGAATGTGGAGTAATGAGAAGAAACTACATGTATCCCGTAGTGAAGCTTTAATCTGACTTAACGCAAAGAAAACCTTAAATCAGTTCGGCTTGTAAGTCATTCTGAATAAGCCCTAACACTTAATGTCTCGTGTGAGAGTAATAGCTTTGTCTTATGCGTTGGACGGACCGCTCAGCCTATCCTAGCTCAAAAAGATTCAGATTTAACTTCCATTAAAATACACTTTTTGCCGTGcttatcttcttccttgcaTATTACACCGCTCTCGagtattctttttaaaaatgcACGTCCCCCCATCTCATTCGCAAAAAAATTTGCCTGTTTTTACTCAGTTTGTATGCAGTAATACCTTATCGAGCCTCTTTGGGCTAATAGTACTGGTTTTAGGAATTGCACCAATTCGTAACAATGAGGCCCGAAATGCTGGCCGTTGCCTCGGCGTCAGGTGGTGTTTTATCCCACCTTGTTTATTTCATTCATGGACACAGGTCTATGGAAGCGCCCAAGATTGTTGGGTTCTACATAGTCGCAGTGTGTTTACTATGGATGCGGTGCATTCATTTACAAGGGGCGGTCCATGGAGCCTCAAACGCTGGCATCATATCGGCGTCTTATTTTTTAGGACTCTTCACTAGTATTCTAGTATATcgcatcttcttccatcgCTTAAGGCGCTTCCCTGGACCGTTTGCAGCAAAAGTCACAAAACTGTACGGACCATATACAGCTCTGGATAGGAAACCACACCTTCACTGGTCCAAGCTTTTCGACAAATATGGAGACATCATACGAATTGGTAAGCCTTCAGTTAGACAGATCTCTATGTGGAAATAGGGCTGATATGTTTATTAAATGCTATAGGCCCTAATGAGCTCATGGCTCTATCGATAGACGCTCAGCAGAAGATTCATGGAGCAGGATCACCATGTTCAAAGCAGAACTCAGCCTACGAGTCCGTGAACTATAAGGGCCACCCAAATCTTGATACCATCTTGAACCACAAGGACCATCGTTGGAGAAGACAGATCTGGGACAAGGCCTTTAGCACCAAATGTTAGTATATTAGATTTATTATCCTTCCCCCTGGTACTGATCTCTATACATTATCAGCTCTAGAAACATACGAACGCAACGCTCGTGAAGTAGTATACGAATGGCTAGAGAAATTGAAATCGCTTCAGGGCCAGCCCATCAACACCTCACTATATTCCACTTTGATACCATTTGAAAACATGGGCCGAATGGGATTTTCAGCCAGTTTCGGATCAATCAAAGCGggcaaagaagatgacaTGTTACACTACCTTGAAGTCACTCTGGGTACCCTTGCCAAGCTTGGACTGTTATGGTGGCCGATTGCTTTGATGAATGCCATCGGTGGCAGTAATGATCTCATCAAGTTCCAAAAATTAGCTTGTCAGATGGTAgacagaagaggagaggTAGGTACTGCGACTCGCAATCTCTGCGCCACGCTTCTTGTAAGTCATTTTCTGACAGCAATACAGCAAGCAGATGACGAACATGAAGATATAATGAAATATTTCCTCGAAGATTATCACTCCAAGGAACCCAAAACTATGCACCATATTGACGACATATACTCGGACGCCCAAGCTGTTATGACTGGTGGAACTGACACTATTGCAGCCGTATTGTCATTCGCATTTTACTATATTGCACGAGATCCCACCGTCCAAGACAAGCTGCGTTCAGAACTGCAACCATTATTTGGGCGTACAGCACCTGGCGAATTTACGAACCATGACTTGGGTGAGGCTGCGGCGCCATACTTGAACGCCGTGATTAACGAGACGATGAGAGTGGATAATCCAACTTGCGCCAACGGACCTCGAATGATGCCACCTGAGGGACTCGAAATTGATGGCGTTTTAATTCCTGGAGAAACACTAGTTTATGTGCCAATAAATTCTATGCATAGAAGTGAGTATCTATCTAGATCAATTCCTTCATTTCCATGATCTTGGAGCTATCATCAAAGTCACTTGGCACAGCCCTTGCCTAACCGCTGTCATCATAACAGGCGcgaaatattttaaagagcCAGATAGCTTTATCCCCGAAAGGTGGACAACACGACCTGACCTAGTAATCGACAAGCGGGCATTTCATCCTTTCCTCCTCGGCCCATACAATTGTGTAGGGAAGAGACTGGCTATGATTGTGATACGGTTCACAATAGCGTATACAGTTTGGAATTACGACTTCAAGTTTGCTCCTGGAGAGGATGGGACTTCGATCCACCGAGATATGATAAACCAGGCAATTTTGAAAGCCGGTGGTCTGCATTGTGTATTTAATAAGAGAGCTTAAAGATTGTACCCGAAAATATCTACATAACAGGTAGCATCTTTTatgaggaagatgttgaTGTCTCAATTTCTCAAAAGCAGTTAGGATTCAGTGACGAATCGGCTGAGTCAAGGTACACATGTGTGTACATAGCATATGTGCCGTTTCAAGCAAAAAACTCATAAGCtgatgaaaaagaaacaagaccTGTATACTGATTTCTTGCAtatgaagaacaagaacacgGGAACGAAAAGCATAAAATAAAGGCTGGTGGCACTTCGTGAGAGAATTTAGTGCGTCAGTGGCGCTGTTAGTGCTTAGACTATCAGCACGTCAATTCTCAATTCCCGGCCTTTAGCGCCTAATTAACTGCTCTAATTATATtgataatagttatatatatgttaattaattactctAAATCGTTTATCAATTCATTTAATACTTCAATAGTTTACAAAGAACTTGACAACTTTTAGTATTCTACtctatatatctttattaattaatataaccatattaaaaagcttctTTTATACTGCATTGTATTGTTTAAATACTAAAACATTCACTAAGACTTCCATCACCAACACTAGATGACGCTGCAATCATTGTACGAAACTAGGTAGCCGGCTATTGGTGCAATGACCCTTGTTATATACGACATGGGAATACACAAAGAATGAGCACGCCTGGTGGCTGAGAATATTGGGAGCTGAGAATATTGGGGGCTGAGAATATTGGAGGTTGCCGGTAAAGATCGATAAAACTCCATGTAGCCTAGTTATGTTATTATGTATAAGTAGCTACGTGCCACATGGAATAATGAACCTGCAGCGGGCCAAATGGAACCAGTAGCTAGCTGAAAGAAGCAATCACTCAATTTACTGCGGCATCATTCATATCATGCGTTTCATATATCTCTTACCTCTCCATTCTGCCCACCACATTTGAATCACGCCGCCGGACGCGGCACAATGCCCTTTATTCTAAATATCAACGTCCATTCGCAAAATCTGAGCTAATTTGACCAAAGATTGGGCCTTTGGCATTTA
The Trichoderma asperellum chromosome 7, complete sequence DNA segment above includes these coding regions:
- the PSF3 gene encoding DNA replication protein (BUSCO:EOG092D4679) translates to MSYYDVDAILTDGEKVPCRFELDVPYLGHLDNSNGLKPGSRLALPLWLAEMFALASAGEDSKPPLTLTLPPCLSEQVQAALKADPRAVALRDQSAYFYGVAVRMLDLFDERELSAILRRTFVVRAADVGLHARKAEESGLGGQGEEFLRGLDEWERRLFRRGHEGVRGAKEWTDNVKKS
- a CDS encoding uncharacterized protein (EggNog:ENOG41~antiSMASH:Cluster_7.3~SMCOG1034:cytochrome P450~TransMembrane:3 (o6-23i35-56o62-83i)), which produces MRPEMLAVASASGGVLSHLVYFIHGHRSMEAPKIVGFYIVAVCLLWMRCIHLQGAVHGASNAGIISASYFLGLFTSILVYRIFFHRLRRFPGPFAAKVTKLYGPYTALDRKPHLHWSKLFDKYGDIIRIGPNELMALSIDAQQKIHGAGSPCSKQNSAYESVNYKGHPNLDTILNHKDHRWRRQIWDKAFSTKSLETYERNAREVVYEWLEKLKSLQGQPINTSLYSTLIPFENMGRMGFSASFGSIKAGKEDDMLHYLEVTLGTLAKLGLLWWPIALMNAIGGSNDLIKFQKLACQMVDRRGEQADDEHEDIMKYFLEDYHSKEPKTMHHIDDIYSDAQAVMTGGTDTIAAVLSFAFYYIARDPTVQDKLRSELQPLFGRTAPGEFTNHDLGEAAAPYLNAVINETMRVDNPTCANGPRMMPPEGLEIDGVLIPGETLVYVPINSMHRSAKYFKEPDSFIPERWTTRPDLVIDKRAFHPFLLGPYNCVGKRLAMIVIRFTIAYTVWNYDFKFAPGEDGTSIHRDMINQAILKAGGLHCVFNKRA
- a CDS encoding putative secondary metabolism biosynthetic enzyme (antiSMASH:Cluster_7.3~SMCOG1040:alcohol dehydrogenase), translating into MTQSSLVGKEYRGYRSKDGGVTAFDAKIPELGPRDIVVRITHTGLCASDVAMVKLPVALGHEGVGIVEMVGFDAKQLKVGDRVGGGYHRDACGNCKFCLKGKDIYCYDRIVMGEGDYDNGTFGQFYIGKETFLHKIPDSIPSEYAAPLQCAGVAVYTALRETVEPGMRVGIYGIGGLGHLAMQYAAKMGTKVVVYSTSADKEQEARAWGASEFHLISTMYETIKAPIKVLLITGSYIQILKKQRQRNSYREMALSYH
- a CDS encoding uncharacterized protein (EggNog:ENOG41~antiSMASH:Cluster_7.3~SMCOG1079:oxidoreductase), producing the protein MSSMVERIINVYNWWNGVNKIKASLKEKNPDAIKFGVISAAAINFTSFFDPVQTHQGVEIVAIAARSRAKAEAQVAKYKLTAAKIYDSYEDILQDPNVEAVYIPLPNGLHHQWAIKALMAGKHVLIEKPIGSNAAEAKEIQDCAKENGKLALEAYHWRLHPAAHRVKEIIESGKYGHVTATSSKMVVPPGALGADDIRFNYALGGGASMDLCYVVSASLYWASAPNDVKGATFEVLEAKPQVNKLDKRIDEGMDASFVIRNADSTRPPIMCTTSCKLVLPKFLGFIPQLWDLTPTTVVELEQAKIEFTAYVGPYIGHKIIITEKSGKKTTETLYKDGPLWGKRGESWWTTYRYQLEAFADRVRAAKNQEPYNGPWVDMDESVKLMEIIDGIYKKAGMPVRGTE
- a CDS encoding uncharacterized protein (EggNog:ENOG41~antiSMASH:Cluster_7.3), whose amino-acid sequence is MNELETGFDALSINRLINPIDKDIPNEIPFCPSGNLATKLQDTPRYLFRVFSKNSAGENSSEWMKSVDAQKGNFTDIFKRDNASAVALTLNEHLMPWPKLNGDPFISWTTSLLFAIQYAIFKYKKEHVELNMIYLCIVDTTQFPSGVFIKDLDLIEEFQDKVTDDHVIWYKNKRRYWKNIGLSNIRQLRNRKHEEYSGIYYFGEYLSQGQTKINGRSCTVPCDKVINNHLFAMMPNFKVEMESEAQLWAKAVIKFREPSPSKIMEQEAIDNSEFFEAKAIALEFGTKWFLPMLANLLALSPRTANPANIRLISKLFSSACRP
- a CDS encoding uncharacterized protein (EggNog:ENOG41~antiSMASH:Cluster_7.3), whose product is MNELETGFDALSINRLINPIDKDIPNEIPFCPSGNLATKLQDTPRYLFRVFSKNSAGENSSEWMKSVDAQKGNFTDIFKRDNASAVALTLNEHLMPWPKLNGDPFISWTTSLLFAIQYAIFKYKKEHVELNMIYLCIVDTTQFPSGVFIKDLDLIEEFQDKVTDDHVIWYKNKRRYWKNIGLSNIRQLRNRKHEEYSGIYYFGEYLSQGQTKINGRSCTVPCDKVINNHLFAMMPNFKVEMESEAQLWAKAVIKFREPSPSKIMEQEAIDNSEFFEAKAIALEFGTKWFLPMLANLLALSPRTANPANIRLISKLFSNGVEHSLLSKITNVVADDNIPEVLRFREIVHAINKDYHADRAAVLVRSMEETADIVRHFIRDSETTESQNTLGTGNLAGCPPTVDHDHVQTLKRSLETLSIIIQEFQEATS